One genomic window of Medicago truncatula cultivar Jemalong A17 chromosome 1, MtrunA17r5.0-ANR, whole genome shotgun sequence includes the following:
- the LOC11429561 gene encoding COMPASS-like H3K4 histone methylase component WDR5B, translated as MATSTTSSNSTPPYKPYRHHKTLTTHTRAVSCVKFSNDGNLLASASLDKTLIIYSSTTLSLLHRLTGHSEGINDIAWSSDSHYICSASDDKTLRIWDANTGDCVKTLRGHGHNVFCVNFNPQSNYIVSGSFDETVRVWEVKTGKSVHVIKAHAMPVTSVDFNRDGSLIVSGSHDGSCKIWDTNSGALLKTLIDDKVPAVSFAKFSPNGKFILVATLNDTLKLWNYAAGRSLKMYSGHVNRVYCLTSTFSVTNGRYIVSGSEDRCLYLWDLQQKNMIQKLEGHTDTVISVTCHPKENKIASAGLDGDRTVRIWVQDS; from the exons ATGGCGACGAGTACGACGAGCAGTAACAGCACGCCACCATACAAACCTTACCGTCACCACAAAACCCTAACAACCCACACACGCGCCGTTTCTTGCGTCAAATTCTCCAACGACGGAAACCTCCTCGCTTCCGCTTCCCTCGACAAAACCCTTATCATCTACTCCTCCACCACTCTCTCCCTCCTCCACCGCCTCACCGGCCACTCTGAAGGCATTAACGACATCGCCTGGTCCTCCGATTCCCACTACATCTGCTCCGCCTCCGACGACAAAACCCTCCGTATCTGGGACGCTAACACCGGCGACTGCGTCAAAACGCTTCGTGGCCACGGCCACAATGTTTTCTGTGTCAATTTTAATCCACAATCCAATTACATCGTTTCGGGTTCGTTTGATGAGACGGTTAGGGTTTGGGAAGTGAAGACTGGGAAATCTGTTCATGTTATTAAGGCTCATGCTATGCCTGTTACTTCTGTTGATTTTAATCGCGACGGTTCGCTTATTGTTTCTGGGAGTCATGATGGGTCTTGTAAGATTTGGGATACCAATTCTGGTGCGCTGTTGAAGACTTTGATTGATGATAAGGTTCCTGCTGTTTCGTTCGCCAAATTTTCGCCTAATGGGAAATTTATACTTGTTGCTACTCTTAATGATACACTT AAACTATGGAACTATGCAGCTGGGAGGTCTTTGAAAATGTATTCAGGCCATGTGAATAGAGTGTACTGCTTAACTTCCACATTCTCCGTGACAAATGGGAGATATATCGTTAGTGGTTCAGAAGATCGGTGCCTTTATTTGTGGGATCTTCAGCAGAAAAACATGATTCAGAAACTTGAAGGCCATACAGATACTGTAATATCAGTTACCTGCCACccaaaagagaataaaattgcTTCTGCTGGCCTTGATGGTGATAGAACTGTGAGGATTTGGGTACAGGATTCTTGA
- the LOC11429563 gene encoding protein TIME FOR COFFEE encodes MDRIRESRKSNGFPRHRHRNLEYEAVELREGSRKIGRNHDRELRKRRRHSHSHRDEGERSTEVSFGNEQNDHVREISRIRLSNTTSFGASDQNHRRSVTAAKPPPFKRTDEIIGVVVPRKARSASVKRLREKWITGGGTEEQIFRRRSNSPSDSTSLDVSSQLKKRKVIGDVDKTSKSSSSDMEIEIAELLSGLRTFKNLESSSEKVEATINHNASMDTETKKWEVYNSTEELVRIQCDQAVDAGCHDGNVTCHENGSLEVEIEKVNSGARFGGASADGKPLSTTRGSQSCMKLDAADKHDSVSTREMSTAPATQRLGKFEIDLMAPPPMMLSPKGNDLSRGNLTSASIKLAPDLEMKRENSIKVEDKVERQATVEKNPEEIEEEANMATMNVLKHYLEKPNNDNDIKINNKLEEQGRNKEQPIALSNPKVEKTACSSSVPLPAAVSGLPSSLSPIGSITMTGGCTPPLQTVVKMNTTTGSSTSAQRVNFALSEPQPKRCATHYQIARKILLKQFTKMNPLLSAAIGSGSLCAPKTNNVNCLLSAESMIINKQSQKHLPSLDQNGTQEKRLTVIGDHNLTATKNSNNPNPVDSIHQMHLLQQGPFAGSTGNLVHGPAFVFSPAHYQASVAAATNQAGGVSSPNNTSSYNRSQSSVAGSPCTTSTLPATAIANAMSFSYPHFSANNSPYATLVHNNGYSFPVSSSSLGATAAIRNASSAQTTHILGGPLYSSQTFHSLQYPQQHPHSQAHVQPSYLTTQTSSSSSSQMQPHGAQVNGNSILTSTTAERRSQKQHTLQSHPHKQETEVNGKNVPSVANLTSCPLKNLQGQNFTIPVQPVNFSFKPCATSDSVGGNSGNFGDKQQQALKGGVEVIPSQPFAVSFGSFNGTNLPSNLNFSSMKQNPLVIQSLPDVARQGYQAASTSHIVQQKNYSTTIEKRGGNSSHKDDEKKTTHGKSSANGPTTLVFDNSSKNINFVLSHSNGNWPSHSITSTVTTTMPFSSNTSSSQQSAQSLQLHKQHGMQQQQPAAATRNKASSTNTTSATNFANNGPVFSQSHTQCNSSNQTSHSKITGRTTSYHVHHTPSTTIKTPTTKNDLEKGRFSQGRMQISFGGNYTTSLPSQGKHQLNNSQPLYTTAAGNTFNGGNLKPNLEGWKVDSSVNTSQLQQTENSSGSGQKSSPVCGRNVPSILSSCPSHLSEMK; translated from the exons ATGGATAGAATCAGAGAATCTAGAAAATCAAACGGATTTCCCAGACACAGACATCGAAATCTAGAGTATGAAGCGGTGGAGTTGAGAGAAGGTTCGAGAAAGATTGGAAGGAATCATGATAGAGAGCTTCGGAAACGGAGAAGACACTCACACTCTCACAGAGACGAAGGTGAACGAAGCACCGAAGTGAGCTTCGGAAATGAACAAAACGACCACGTTCGAGAGATATCTCGGATCCGTTTATCGAATACGACGTCGTTTGGTGCTTCTGATCAAAATCATCGCCGGAGTGTAACGGCGGCGAAACCGCCGCCGTTTAAGAGAACCGATGAGATTATCGGTGTGGTGGTTCCACGGAAGGCTCGTTCAG CTTCTGTTAAAAGGTTGCGTGAAAAATGGATCACCGGCGGCGGCACGGAGGAGCAGATTTTCCGGCGGCGGTCGAATTCTCCGTCAGATTCGACTTCTTTGGATGTTTCTTCTCAGCTGAAGAAG CGGAAAGTGATTGGAGATGTTGATAAGACATCGAAATCGTCTTCATCAGACATGGAGATTGAGATAGCAGAGCTTTTGTCTGGTTTGAGGACTTTCAAGAACCTCGAGTCTTCATCTGAAAAGGTTGAAGCAACCATTAATCACAACGCATCTATGGATACAG AGACGAAGAAATGGGAAGTCTACAATTCAACTGAAGAGTTGGTTAGAATTCAGTGCGATCAAGCTGTGGATGCGGGCTGTCATGATGGCAATGTTACTTGTCATGAAAATGGATCATTAGAGGTTGAAATAGAGAAAGTGAATTCTGGTGCCAGATTTGGTGGTGCTTCAGCAGATGGAAAACCTTTATCCACCACACGCGGGTCACAATCATGTATGAAGTTGGATGCCGCTGATAAACATGATTCGGTATCTACCAGAGA GATGTCGACTGCTCCGGCGACCCAAAGATTAGGCAAGTTTGAGATAGATTTGATG GCTCCTCCTCCTATGATGCTGTCCCCAAAAGGGAATGACTTGTCTCGAGGCAATTTAACATCAGCAAGTATAAAATTGGCACCGGACTTGGAAATG AAGAGGGAAAATAGTATCAAGGTTGAAGACAAGGTGGAAAGACAAGCTACGGTAGAGAAAAATCcagaagaaattgaagaagaggCGAATATGGCCACGATGAATGTGCTAAAACATTATTTGGAGAAGCCAAACAATGACAATGACATAAAGATAAACAATAAATTAGAGGAGCAGGGTAGGAATAAGGAACAACCTATTGCATTGTCAAATCCCAAAGTAGAGAAAACTG CTTGTTCTAGTTCAGTGCCTCTACCAGCAGCTGTATCAGGATTGCCGAGCAGTCTCTCTCCTATTGG GTCAATAACTATGACTGGTGGATGCACGCCGCCCTTGCAGACAGTTGTGAAGATGAACACAACCACAGGATCATCAACATCAGCACAG CGTGTGAATTTTGCTCTCTCTGAACCACAACCAAAGAGATGTGCAACCCATTATCAAATTGCTCGCAAGATCCTACTCAAGCAGTTCACAAAGATGAATCCCCTTTTGTCAGCGGCTATTGGCTCGGGTTCACTTTGTGCCCCAAAAACCAACAATGTTAATTGTCTTCTCTCGGCAGAAAGTATGATCATTAACAAACAATCTCAGAAACACTTGCCGAGTTTAGACCAAAATGGCACACAAGAGAAAAGGTTGACTGTCATAGGTGATCATAATCTCACTGCTACTAAAAATTCTAATAATCCCAATCCTGTGGATTCAATACATCAGATGCACTTACTACAACAAGGTCCATTCGCCGGGTCAACTGGGAATCTAGTG CATGGTCCTGCTTTTGTATTTTCTCCGGCTCATTATCAAGCATCAGTTGCAGCAGCTACTAATCAGGCAGGAGGTGTGAGTTCTCCCAACAATACTTCCTCATATAATAGGTCCCAGAGTTCAGTTGCTGGATCTCCTTGTACCACCTCAACTTTGCCAGCCACTGCCATTGCTAATGCTATGAGCTTTAGCTACCCTCATTTTTCAGCCAATAACTCTCCTTATGCAACATTAGTTCATAATAACGGGTATTCATTCCCCGTTTCATCTAGTTCTCTTGGAGCAACTGCAGCAATCAGAAATGCAAGCTCTGCACAAACAACACATATACTCGGTGGACCTTTGTACTCTTCTCAAACATTCCATTCTCTTCAGTATCCACAACAACACCCTCACTCACAAGCACATGTGCAACCAAGTTATCTTACTACGCAAACATCAAGTAGCTCATCATCTCAGATGCAGCCACATGGTGCGCAAGTAAATGGTAATAGTATCTTGACCTCTACAACTGCGGAGCGACGGTCACAAAAGCAACATACTCTACAGTCTCAcccacacaagcaagagactgAGGTAAATGGAAAGAATGTACCATCTGTTGCTAATCTAACATCTTGCCCACTAAAGAATTTGCAAGGGCAGAACTTCACAATACCAGTTCAGCCAGTGAACTTTTCTTTCAAGCCATGTGCGACATCGGATAGTGTTGGTGGCAACAGTGGAAACTTTGGTGACAAGCAGCAGCAGGCTTTAAAGGGGGGAGTTGAGGTTATACCATCTCAACCATTTGCGGTATCATTTGGTTCATTTAATGGAACCAATCTTCCTTCAAACCTTAACTTCTCATCCATGAAACAGAATCCACTGGTAATTCAAAGTTTGCCTGATGTTGCGCGACAAGGATATCAAGCTGCAAGCACATCTCATATTGTTCAGCAGAAGAATTATTCAACTACTATAGAGAAGAGAGGGGGAAATTCCTCCCACAAAGATGATGAAAAGAAAACCACTCATGGTAAGTCGTCAGCTAATGGGCCAACCACTCTTGTTTTTGATAATTCGTCAAAGAATATTAACTTTGTGCTATCTCATTCAAATGGAAACTGGCCCAGTCACTCCATTACTTCAACTGTGACAACAACCATGCCTTTTTCCAGTAATACTTCAAGTTCTCAACAGTCAGCGCAATCGCTTCAGCTTCATAAGCAGCATGGTATGCAACAGCAGCAACCTGCCGCGGCTACTCGAAATAAAGCTTCATCCACCAATACCACTTCTGCCACAAACTTTGCAAACAATGGCCCTGTTTTCTCACAAAGCCATACTCAATGCAATAGTTCTAACCAAACTTCTCACTCGAAGATCACGGGAAGAACCACAAGTTATCATGTTCATCACACACCTAGTACAACAATCAAGACTCCAACCACCAAAAATGATTTGGAGAAAGGAAGATTTTCACAGGGGCGTATGCAAATTTCTTTTGGGGGAAATTACACAACTTCTTTGCCATCCCAAGGGAAACACCAACTCAATAACAGCCAGCCTTTGTATACAACAGCAGCAGGAAATACATTTAATGGGGGAAATTTGAAGCCAAATTTGGAAGGATGGAAAGTTGATTCGTCAGTGAACACTTCGCAGTTGCAACAAACTGAGAATTCTTCTGGGAGTGGCCAAAAATCTTCCCCAGTTTGTGGGAGAAATGTTCCATCAATCTTAAGCTCATGTCCCAGCCACCTATCCGAGATGAAGTAA